The following proteins are encoded in a genomic region of Ammospiza caudacuta isolate bAmmCau1 chromosome 13, bAmmCau1.pri, whole genome shotgun sequence:
- the OGFOD1 gene encoding prolyl 3-hydroxylase OGFOD1 yields the protein MATKRRGAAAPAAAKRGRREARAELCAALGDAALRERAGAAWARGERLRHDAVVLEPAPFRHGVIPGFLAGSAFAEALRDELLGLDFRGRRNDLLSLQQSEELGASPEPHVAALRHALCEEFQVWLSAVTQIELEPTIDISCAKYEYTDVLLCHDDELEGRRIAFILYLVPPWEKSDGGTLDLYSTDEHFQPQQITKSLVPSWNTLVFFEVSPVSFHQVSEVLSQKCRLSVSGWFHGPSVARPARHIEAPLARSPHIPCDHEILYEWINQVYLDLDSQAQIQEEFEERSEILLKDFLKKEKYQLLCEALENKEIQWSSRGPANKRLYEAAEEDSLPDTLKKFLQLLRSEALFLLLSNFTGLKLHFLAPSDEDEDAGEGQAADTSGHSSPKPEQEEAEQPVNGNSHQPHQPESSPEAQDSETQSSSGSPVCAGELRRWTHGHYTLVHDSQATEFALDLLFFCGCEDWDPEYGGFTSYIAKGEDEELLTVNPEDNCLALVYRDKETMKFVKYINHRSLARLNKHPNKTGFWDFSFVYYE from the exons ATGGCCACCAAGCGTCGcggagcggcagcgccggcGGCGGCGAAGCGCGGGAGGCGCGAGGCGCGCGCGGAGCTCTGCGCGGCCCTCGGGGACGCGGCGCTGCGGGAGCGCGCAGGGGCGGCCTGGGCCCGCGGGGAGCGGCTCCGGCACG ATGCGGTGGTGCTGGAGCCGGCCCCGTTCCGGCACGGTGTCATTCCCGGTTTTCTGGCGGGCTCGGCTTTCGCGGAGGCGCTGCGGGATGAACTGCTGGGTCTCGATTTCCGCGGGCGGCGCAACGACCTCCTCTCGCTGCAGCAG TCCGAGGAGCTGGGGGCAAGCCCGGAGCCCCACGTCGCTGCCCTGAG GCATGCTCTGTGTGAAGAATTCCAAGTGTGGCTTTCTGCTGTGACCCAGATAGAGCTGGAGCCAACTATTGACATATCCTGTGCTAAATATGAATATACTG ATGTGTTGCTGTGCCACGATGATGAGCTGGAAGGTCGCAGAATCGCCTTCATCCTGTACCTCGTCCCACCCTGGGAGAAAAGTGATGGGGGAACGTTGGATCTGTACAGCACAGATG AACACTTTCAGCCACAGCAGATCACCAAGTCATTAGTGCCTTCATGGAACACCCTGGTTTTCTTTGAAGTGTCTCCAGTCTCTTTCCACCAG GTGTCAGAGGTTCTGTCACAGAAGTGCCGTCTGTCTGTGAGCGGTTGGTTCCACGGCCCCTCCGTGGCCAGGCCTGCACGGCACATTGAAGCCCCCTTGGCCAGGAGCCCACACATCCCCTGTGAT CATGAAATATTGTATGAGTGGATCAATCAAGTTTATTTGGACCTGGACTCCCAAGCTCAAATCCAGGAGGAATTTGAGGAGCGATCAGAAATTCTCCTGAAAGACTTTCTTAAG AAAGAGAAATACCAACTACTATGTGAAGCATTGGAGAACAAAGAGATCCAGTGGAGTAGTCGGGGGCCAGCCAATAAAAG ACTCTATGAGGCAGCAGAGGAAGACAGCCTCCCAGACACCCTGAAGaaattcctgcagctgctgcgcTCTGAGGCCTTATTTTTACTGCTTTCCAACTTCACTGGCCTAAAACTGCACTTCCTGGCTCCCTCTGATGAGGATGAAGACGCTGGGGAGGGACAAGCAGCAGACACCAGTGGGCACAGCAGTCCCAAACCTGAGCAGGAAGAGGCTGAACAACCAGTTAATGGCAATTCCCATCAGCCACACcagcctgagagcagccctgaagcACAGGACAGTGAGACACAGAGCA GCTCGGGCAGCCCTGTGTGTGCGGGGGAGCTGCGGCGCTGGACCCACGGGCACTACACTCTGGTCCATGACTCTCAAGCCACAGAATTTGCTCTTGACCTGCTCTTCTTCTGTGGCTGTGAAG aCTGGGATCCTGAATATGGTGGCTTTACTTCCTACATTGCTAAAGGTGAAGATGAAGAG CTGTTGACAGTGAATCCAGAGGACAACTGCTTGGCCTTAGTTTATAGAGACAAAGAAACGATGAAGTTTGTGAAATACATCAACCATCGAAGCTTGGCACGCCTGAACAAGCATCCAAACAAAACAGGATTTTGGGACTTTTCCTTTGTCTATTATGAGTGA